The nucleotide window taatgttttttttttagaaaatttatAATAATGGGAATTCTATGTAAAATATTGTTTTgttacaaattttaatttatttttaaatttttttatctaattacAAGTTTTTTggcattaaaatttaaaattcatcaaGATTTCATTATAACCTTAAAAGTCATAGGTTAATATAACAAACTAAATAGAAATATCAAAAATCTAATTTTAACAATACTTTTATAATTGAGATTTATAtacgtaataaaaaaaatattaagatgTACATAAGTTAAAGAAACTTGTTTGAATTAAAATTCTACattataattatcatataattaatttatataatttattgacATTTATTTGACTTAAAATTCTATAATacagataaaatttaattttaaaataaaaattaaatttattttaattatgttttgtgaattgaataaatttataaaGATATTTTTATCACTTCAAAAATTCTCTGCCTcctttatacatttatatatattatagattaattaaaatttttgaaattaagtttaatataattaattataaaaattttaaaataaatatattttttttcctccCACCGTCAACAGAAGTAGGGCGAAGAATCCTTAAATATTAATCAACCCATGAAGGTTTTTGACAGAGAGTCACGACACGACGGCGATAACGTCTCTCAGACTCCGTCCTTTGACGCATCCTCCTCCACtaacattaattatttattaataatcatTTAATTATCCAAACTGGCTTCAAatctattatatattttatttatatattgctAGATTAAGATTTATTAATCCTTAAAGCATGATATTTTTCGTTTTACCAGTTCTTGTCCATATCACATTTTAGCAAAATTGACATGTTTAACAGGCTCAATGAAGCAGATGACTCTGTCAGCACCTTTAAACATATTCTGATTGTAGGCCTTTAATGTTCAATTTATCTAATTTTGGTTTGATTTCTCATACCCACACGTTAAGCCTAAAGTGTGGACCGTCTATAAATTGTCCGTATCTTGACATATTAAATCCATATCGAACTcggtgataatttttttttttatgaattaaattaaattaaaaatatcaacTGTTAACCGCAAGTCTTAAATTTAAAAAGACAATAACCGCCGCACTTGGAAAATCTATTCTCATTGCAGTTTtgaggaaaaaaataaataaaaaagatggcCCCTGCCAGCTTCAAGAGGATGGCAACTCTTTTAAGAATCGATCTTGAAAGGCCTCATCAATTCCATTAGAATCAAAATGGGGTTGAAGCATCTTTTAATTAAATCTCCATTATGCTGGACCCAAAAACCACCAGGAACAACACGTCTAAGAACAAAATTTTAGTGCAGTGCCCTTTAGGAAAGGGGTCAAAGCTACAACATGGAGATCAAAAATTCAAAGGGAAGCCAAACAAGCTTATAACACATTTTATTCACAATACTTGAATAAATTACAGGTTGACCAAAATTTCAGGCGACTATAGAACTTAAGTGCACCAAAAATGGTAGGTGCAAGCAACGTAGAAAGTTCATTGATCTCAGTAACCTTGTGAGGTCCTTTCCAAAACAATATTGGTTGCAGAAACCTCATTCAACATGAGCTGATAGATGTACCTCCACAATTCACCAATATTTGCTGCATTCACAGTCTGTTAGAAGTGTCTCAAGTGCAAGGGGGGAAGTAGGCATGATTTCTGCTGCCAATCAATACGTGTGACTAGAGTGAGGCCAGGCCAGAAAGAAAATTGCAATGTATATAGGCAACTGCTAGTTCATATGACAACGTAGAAAAGCAACTTAGATGAAAAATGATCCAATCCTACCTAGTCTCAGGCCAGTTTTGTTATtaacagagtactaaaacaagTAGAACCAATAGTATATTTAAAAATACATGGCAAATAATGCATCAACTGAATCAGTACTCTACTTCATTCGTAGATAACATATAAACCAGTTTTCAGTGCTCACCTTATGAACTATAGATGCAAGCTGATCTTTTCAGACCATTTGAAAATATCGGAGTGAATTTGGTCTCCTCCCAAGTCCTCTCCTGTAGCTCCTGCTGCTACCCTTATAATGTCCTCTATTAGTGCGAAGTTCCCCAGTATATCAACATGAGCACAACTTTGGGTGCCTCGGCCCTCTAGAAGATTAGCTGGAGGGCATGATTATATTCCCTTATATAAGTACGAATGCCTGAAGGATTGAATCTTGTTTTGCCTCGCCAACCCTTTGCACACATAAAACCAGCACTCAAAACAGGAACTGTCTCGTCTCCATTAACGGAAAAACTCCATCTTTTAGACAAGAGTTCTCAATTCCACCGGTTGCGAGGTATCTATCTGAAACGGAATTGAGCATTCAGTAGTAGAAGCTAGCTTGTAAACATATGCTCTTTCAGTGGGCATTCCAACTCCATACATAGAATATATCTCCATCTCAGGAGCATTCGGTAAACTGTACAAACAATAAAGAAAATTAATCAGTCCCAACAATGAAAATTTGATCAAGTACAGTAAAATCATAAATAAAAAGATTATGATAAGACCAGAAATCCACCTAAatcaaaaatgacttaaaattatttatttctatAAAGCTTAAGATAACAGTTGCAAGAGAAGCCGGGGAAAAAAAATAACAACATGATTATCAGCCCAAGTGGAACATATTTGGTATATAATTTAGTAATTTACAAATATGGGATTTACACAATTCCAATTTGTATGTTTTGATTGTGATAATCTAGCTGTTCCAACAGGAGTCAGGCACACAAGCAAACTAAAAGCACTTTGCCAATCATAGAATATAACATGAACTTGCTTTACAAACTTACgtgcagaaaaattaaattaagttcATTTGTTATCAATTAAAAACTCTCATTAACAAAATATGGAAATTCTCACCTTGTTTCTAAGGGGTTCGACCAATATTTATAGTGTTCGTATTTAGGATCATCCAAATCATCTGCAATCCCATGTGAAAAATGAGCACCTTCACGTTTCATAAGCTTGGGAGCAACAAAATGAAGCAGATCCAAAACTGATCCAGCTGTGTATACTTTGTAGTTGACAACAGCTTTAATATGCCCGACATCCATTTCTTGGTACTCTGTCCAGATGTCACAGTTGTTTGCAgggtttttaaaattaatagcATCCTGCAGATCAATGACattaaaaaacataaaaacaTCAAACATCTCAGAAAACATGCAGCATAAGCAACTGATATATCTCAAGATGCAAATGAGCTAAGTTTTATCTATTATCATGAAAATAAAGCAGAACATTCAAAGGGGAAAAAAAACTTTGATATGAACTGATTAATAGAATAAGAACACCTGAGAATGCAATACACCAATAGATGAACAGTTGACTTCTCAAGTAATTGATTGTAAATTCTATTCTAGCATACTAAAAATGATTGATTATGCATGTTTAGATTTGATGCATGAGATTAGAAGCATGACACTTCCaccaaaaatattttcaaaatgtAGCCCTCAATGTCTAGAGGATATCAAAAGGCAGAACCATTGTGATCATCACCAAAGGAGCAAATGATATCATGGGGAATTGaggaaaagagataaatgaatatGTACTAGATGAACCGATAACCTTAATTTCATCAACTTTAAAtccatgtgtgtgtgtgtgtgtgtgcatgtgtgtgtgtgtgtgtgtgtgtgttatacATTTTCATGTCCTTAACTGAACAGGAAGTATTACCCTGAAATCAATCCGCTCAATTTTGGAGGAATGAAGCTCAGCCACATCTTTCCCAAACGATATAATTCTCCCATAGTTCACACCTTCCGTGAAACTTGATGCCCCTTTCCCATTTGGAATTGCAGTGTGTGTACTATTGTTTTTTGGCTTCTTTGCGCCACAATTGTAGATTCCTTCAGGAGACCAATCAAGGCCACCCCAGATTGTATCTCCACCTTTTGGTATCATAGACATGGTTGAATCCCATGTACGAGTCATCCGCATTAAATGTTGCAGAGTTTGAAGACCAAAAACATCCTTATCCAAAAAACCCGGAGCGTAAGCCCTGTAAAATGATTAGCATTTCATCAAGACCAAAAAATTAAGCAGCACAAATTAGTCAGAAGATTCATAGGAAAGATGAAGTCATGGCAACATaaaattaaattgttattaatcttttgattttagtaattaaaagaaaaacctgGCTGCAGCAATATCCCTGGCTTCATTAGAGAAAAATCCTGAGACTGCTTTTGGCACACCTAAAAGGGTCCACCAATATTCATCACTGCCTTTATATGCTTAGCACACCAATCTGTTCCACCCCCACCTCCCATTGGAGCAGGTGCCTCAACCCATTTCATGAAATGCAGAAAGTACAGAACACCCATTGAATGTGGAATAACAACCACCTTTCTCCCACCATTTGTAGCCACCATGAGTTCTATATTACTTTTTATCCGGCTCAGAGTTTGGTCCCTTACCTGATCAACTCAATTAGAAAGAAATTAGTAaaccaattaagaatgcaatacatACCTAAGGAGAAGAAATATATAAGACCACAAAAAGTGCTGACAGACAGTACGCAAAACTAAGACTTGGAAACTCTAGAAGAAAACATATGACTTAAAAAAGCAAATATATGGCTTAAAAAACCATACCTCAGTGTTCTGAAATGATATTCTCCAATCATATGCGGCCATATACATGGTTTTCTCCTCATATCCAATGCGAGCCAAATTAGCAATTAAAACTGCCCAGACAAAATAACCAGGTGCAAAATAATCAGCTGCCACAAGTCCAGATACAGGCCTGACCCTAATGCCAGGAGGGTCCAGTCCAGTTTCATTGTCCAGTGACATATGCTCAACCCAGCATAACGGTCTGCATGAAAATAGGAGAAACATAAGGGAAAGAAACAAGCTTCAAATAGTCAATTCCACCACCATTAATGTGCAATCTCATAATCAAGATAATTTGGAAAATGGCGAGAAATTTTAGGAATTGAACCAATTAAATCTACTTGAAATGAACATTTCAAACAGGAATTAATTGGTTCACTTAATAAACATATAGGAACAAGGAACAACAGCAATCAAATCAGATAAGAGTGCCTTCCCTTCTCTAAATTATCAGGTTGAATCGATGAAAATTGCCAACGACCAAAATACATTAATCATGGAACTTTACAGGCCACAAACTGACTACATAATATATACTAAAGTTTGCCTTCAAAATATTCAAATAATGTGACTGATATTATCTATTATGAAATATCTGTTTCAGAGAAGCATTTAAGAACAAATAgatttttcaaaaattcaacTGCCTGCAGGTCAAATCTACTAAGGAAACTAACTATTGGTCCTAAAAACAATCAACTATTTTGATTTAGTTGCATGTATTTTTTGCCACAAAATCTAGCTCAAGGTACCCTTGGAGTACTGAGAGACAGATGTCCTTAGATCTAGTGATATACAAGAAAGACAATAATTACACAACATAATACACTTGCATTACAGATTTAATGAACACGCTAGGAAGCTAAAGATTCCGGTCAATTGTTAATAACCACTCCAACTAAAAGAAAGAAcactaaaaaaaaatcataatgacCCAAAACTTATTCAATTAGTGTCTCTCAATAGGCAAGACATGAACAGTAGAAATGGATCTTTTAAATACCAAAGAACTATGCTCTTTAAAGAACCATCATATACTAATATCATAGTGCAAAAGCTATGCTTGGTGGATTCCATGTAACACAGGTTGGAAGACACATGCCATGACCTATCATTAGAATTTCATGGCACCACtatcatatatcaaaattttgaCAAGAGTTCACTGTTATGCAAAATCCAGAAAAAGCATATAGAAGTCAAAGCCTACATGACACCAATATTTGTTTAATTCTTTTAGATGCAAAAACTTAAGGCAAGGAGACTTTAAATCATACAGAGGTGGTGGAAAAACAGAGAAGCGAGGAGAaggttctctttctctctctctctttcttttggggGTGGTGGGGGTGTTTGTTGTGGGGAATATGGcattaagttttaaaattaattaaatttattttgaagaGTGAAACAAACATGGTAACCACATACCAGCTAGTCAGAAAAATTGATACAAAATTAAACATTGACGTTAAACCCAATGATAATTACAAGCAGTTACACAAAAAATTTCTGTTAACAAAGAAGAAGATCAAAGCAGAGGTATCTAACTATAATTGTGCAAACATCACTTTACAATCACAGAAAAACAAGACAAAGTGTAGTTCTGCACACCCACGTGCACCAAATTATTAATCTACTAAAATTTGCCCTCAAACCACGTTGGTATAGAATGAGTCAGTTAGATTCTCTTTTCACAccaaatttttaatcaaataaacTTTCCAGTCACATTTTTCCCATAGAATTAGATTGTAACTGCATGCCAACATGAAAATCACGCCTGAACATTTAACATATGTTTGGATTAGTCACTACTATATATTCTAGAGCATCTATCGGTTCAATACTTAACAAATTGGATTTCAAATCATGGACTTTCAAACAGGCTTCGTAACACTCCCAAAACTTCCAGATCGTCAACAGTAACAGCAGACAAGCTCATGTTGATTCTAATCTTATGGTCAGACATAATTACTCCCTATCCCGTCTGCTTACAGTAAACAGTAATAAAGCAGATGCACCCACCTAAAATTAATACATATTCAACTGGAAACTAGTATACTGGAACCAATAGTACAACCCATAGGTTTTACTATTCTAAAAAATCTATTACAAGTTACTTGTGAGGACTGAGGTGACCACCATTATCAAAATCAAACCCACTTTTGATTAATCCTTACCAACTAAGCAACCTCATACAACCACAGATCCCGTTAGGTATCATTTACTAATTGGATGGAAAAACACAAAAAAGGAACATGAACAAAAGAAAATATTCACATAATTGGATCTTTGAAGCCATAACTTGCATAAAATTAAGAACCGCAATTACAAATCgagaaaaaagaaatttaaaaagaagaaaaatagaaaaaggtACCTTTTGTACACTTCCCCAAATGTGCCACCCCAGAGTCGCTTTCTAAACAATCCGTCAGCACACTGGTGTCCCTCCCACAATTCCAGCCCGCCGGTAACAATTCCAGGCACGAAAACCACCGGATGCTTGGCTGTTAGCCCTTCCTTTTTCAATTTCACGCCAGGCGGGTCGGGCAACGGCCCCGTGATCGCCTCCGCTACGTACTGAGGGAAAGAGGCAGGCATTGCATTGTACAAGAAAAGCAAAAACCACCATATCAAACATATACAACCAATGAACCAGCAACAGCTGTCTACGCATGTCCATTTCTTTATCCTCCTCTCTCCTCCGTCTTGCTTTGGCTTTGGTTTCTCCTTTCCTCTATCCTTCTTATCATCCTCTCTGTCTTTCTCAACCTCAGAGAAATCCGAAGAATTCTGCACTTTCGACCTCCGCCTCAAAATCAACATCGGATTGAACAGATTAGAGCATCTCTATCTGCTACATGTTCATGCTCACGAATAGAAACTGAGCTCGTTCGGCTTCCAGCAGAGTAGAGTAGACAGTGACAGTCCAACCCTAAACCCAATTTCGTCCACACATGTTTATATGCTTAAATTAGGAATCCTTAGTTTGGAACCATGAAACGACGTCGACCGGAGAACGCAAAACCAGTCGGCGAGAGACGACGCGGAACTACGTTATTGGCTGTTGAAGTTGAGCTTTGGAGGCTGTCCTTGGTGTGTAGAATTTTATAAGTTTCAAGATTCCCTGGTGGCGTTGGGCCCCGCGTGACAAAAAATACACGTGGCGGACTAGAAAATTTCTAGGCTTCTTCCAGCTACTAGAGGATCTGGAAATTCCTGGTGTGCCGTTGAATCCAAGCGGTGATAGCACGGATATGATGTGATCCAACGGCGGAGAAGTATAGTGGGCGAGAAATTGTTTTGACGGTGGATGAGGATGAGCATCGATCTTGGTGGGGAACGAGGTTTATCGCGTGACCTGAGGAGGGAGGAGtataaataaattacaaaacGCTGCGTATGGCATGACTTTCTAGCTTATTGGCATGACTTGTCTGCGTCGCTTATTACACGTTACTACCAACCTGTAGCTGTTCTTTCCcctgcatttcaatttttatatcaaattaagaggaaaaattattatttaattttaatattttaacaataattaattttatattttaaaaatatattattttatttttatattttatttttattaaattatttaattaatttataaaattttttattaattaaaattagataaattattattttattttattttaataaaactaattaattaatttttatattttaaaaaatattattatttaattttttattttaaaaaaattaattaattcatatatttcaaaaaatataatcacaaaaataaaaattttgttatataaaaattaaatctaaaatttttttaattgttcAAGTATAATTTTGATTCATTTCTATGTGCATAATTTCTTTTATTGGGAATTAATTTTGATCAAATATTGTTTTCTACTACAGAAAAAATAAAATGATGCATAGGAAATTAAATGAAAATCTTAAACAATTGAAGAAAAATGTTAATTCACATTAGTCTTCAcacaataaaatttatattttttatttagtaatatttttttaaaatatatacacTAACTAATTAAATAcactaaaatagaaaaattaaatggtagtgctttctaaaatataaatataaaataaataattttattaaaatagataaaataaataataatttattcattgattaaaaaaattaacagaaaaattaaataaacatgTTGATTTCAATAatctcaaatatatatatatatatatataattctaacgGAATAAGAACTAGGGATAACATCAAGTAAGGTTGTGATCAGAGATCGCTTCTCCATTCTCGCCTTAAAATAATTTAAGATTTAAGGTTTGGGTGAGAATTTTCCAATCAATAAGTGAGACATAAGGGTGGATGGTCACGGTCCGATTTCAAATTGAAATCAAATCAAAATCAGTTTAATTAAAATTGGTCAAAATCGTAATTGATTTTTAATCGGACAAAAATTGCTTTTTATGTGAGTTGATTCAAGttcatatttttcaaaaatcgtaAACCAGTTATTTTAAATCAGATTCAATTGATAATTTCGAACCGGATGAAATCGACGGTTTAAATATAAAATAGCTCAATAAATAGCTCACTTGACTtctaatttgtttatataaaatttaaattctctATATGGTTATTCTTTACACTTTCTTTAATTctcaatactctctcaatttcGCTAAGCAATTattttatacattttttttttaattttcaatactatattaatttccttattttattagtttatacgttcattaaaatttttaattctatttcaattactttattattattcTATATCCTCAATAAAAATTTcaatacattttattttattttttaatactttttttaattattaattattatataatttttctaaaaaagGACAAGTAATAGAATTAGAAATTTTGATTCCCCTAAATTCAAAAAAGATGCATTGGTAAAATTATGTTCATGTAcattttttcatttatttgaaaaaaattaatttcaactctaatttttttaattaagttcaagttttttttattaatttttttaaaaataaattaatttcatttattttattttattttgattgaaatattttaaaaaaattaaaatatttttataaatataactcaattctaaattaatattttttttgttatttaaatCACCCATAAACTATTTCGAAATCATATTAAACCATAATTTTTTGAATTAACCTTTAAATCATTTCAAATCAGGACTTGAATCGAAACTGATGATTTATGAACCGTATTTCAAATCATCTCAATCATGCAGATTtagtttaaatttattatttcataAAACTTGAACTGTCAGTTTAAGAATCGTTATTAGTAGTTTTTAAGTGGTAGCCACTCATGGTGAGACAGAATGAGTTTCTtggcacatttttttttttattttttattattatacaatatgaatatatttaatacaaaataaattataagttaaaaatatgagttttaaatataattttaataatatatatatatttttattaaatttataatttttaaatatttatatagaaataaattatttttttaataaaaaatataataatgtattattatgtaagaaaaaaaaaaattgagtgcaTGGTAAATTTTTTTTGAGCTGCATGATGAATTGTTCTGAGTTTTGGGAAGACTTGCCATCCATAATTAGGAATCCAAACCAACAAACATCTCGCTGACACTGATGGTGACCGGGCACTCGGTTCGAGTGATACGTGCAATGGAAGAGCAAGTGACCTGAGCGAGTGATAGAAGCATTTTTAAATCTGTTTAGTattgttattaaaattattattaaaaaattattatttttttaaatattttaattaaaaataattaaaaattaaatttaataaattttaattataaaaatattaaaataataaaattattttctcatttttttagtaatttaatttcatcaataaaaaataataattaaaaattttgtatTGCCATTCAGTATTTTTGTTATTGAATTTAATATTCTTCTACATGTCCTTTCTTAGATACAGAGGAGGAGCTTTAAGCATTGTATGACCAAATGATATTGAAAATGTTAGATTCATATTTAATAGAGAATATAagcttataaaaataaatttttaattcatatatacttaaataaatcaatttaaaaggactttttttcaaaattaattttaataaaaaaatattattttaaatactcttaaaaattaatttttaaaaattaatatattattttaatattataataattaaaattattaaattattttttaatattttaaattaatatattttaaaaacatTTTTCTCGATAACAATTTAAAAACAATACTTAATAGACCCAGAAAGGCAACTATCACATATTTAATTCTGAGGTGAGGTGGGGGTAATGTGTGTACAGTCGAATACTCCTCTCTAAGCACCATCAGGGGACTTTCGCTGTCCCCTACTTGAGACCTAAGAAACTAGCCTTATCTCTAATCGCAAGTTTAATTTTACCTGAGTCTCTCTCTCTTTCAAATGCTTCCACTTTCCTTCCCAGTAGTACGAAGCGAATTTTAAGCCTATTTTGTagtaagaataaaaaataattaaagaagGGACTTATTTTGTTGAAAaaggaaaattattaaaaatttgattttcttaatttataaaaaaattacaaaaatttacgtgaaaaattcttttttttttctcttttaataattatttttaatataattttatttataataacaaaaatataataatttcgcTTATCGCTTttcttttattaaaatattaaaaataaataaatcaattttaaaattttttatttataaaaaaattattaaaaaataatttttgttttactttttcatataatttcactatttttttttttctaaattaaaagaggctttagttaaaaataaataaagaagttaaaAAGGAGCCTATTACGTGGGTCCAAGGTCCATTAAAACCTGCTTCCTGACGCAATGTAAGAGACGGTACAGTAGTCTATGCAAAGCATGGTGAGCTACAGGTAACTCGACTATTACAATCAGCGGTGACCATCCGGTAGCAGGTAAACTTGCAAAGCATGCTCAAAACTGCTGCTACTACTATCCCCATTGTAGCGATTAGCCAACACCAAAGCTCAGCTGAAAAGGACAAAAAGATTCTTCTTTCCCATTTCGATCCTTTTGAccaatttctttttccttttttcccctctttataataatcataatcatctCCTTCTGTTTGTTTATTCATGTAATTCATACAAATTTGAGAGCAGAGAATCTCTGATCGCGTTACCTGAAGCGGGCATTCAAGCACTGCATGGCCACTGCGTTTTAGGAGCATCTCGTTTTTAGCGGTGCGACTCTCCAAACTGATTCATGTAAGTGTATGGAATTTCAATGcttatcaattttcattttccTGAATTCAATTCCACTCAATTCAAAATCCATGGTTTTGAAAATTGTTGCTGCTTTCTGATACGGTTAATTGTTAATACTTTGTGGGTTTGTATTGGATTTGGAGGTGAAATTCGATTCTCTGAGTACGAAAACGATTCTGAGTTAACTTTTTTGAAATTGGCAATGTGTGCAGAATTGAAAAATGCTGACGTGTGTACCTCGAACGAAGCAACCCGGCGATGACTCGTTGAGTCAAGCCGATGAGTCTGGCACCACGAGCATTCATAATACCAAACACCACCAAGCGATCAAATCCCTCACTACTCAGGTACTTCCAAATTCCANNNNNNNNNNNNNNNNNNNNNNNNNNNNNNNNNNNNNNNNNNNNNNNNNNNNNNNNNNNNNNNNNNNNNNNNNNNNNNNNNNNNNNNNNNNNNNNNNNNNTTTAAGTTATAAGGTATGTTAAATttgttttataattattttgttttatgatttattgattttaattaaatttttaggtaTATTAAATTTGAAAAGGATATGAGCATCgtgaaaatgagtaaaaagaaAGCTGACTTTTATTATTGTTAAGTgattaaattatttcaaaataaaaaaaatcataattttatataatattatgtataaatatattaaaataaaatttttagtgtatttttttttttaagaagtgaAATAGGGGATTTGGCAACAAGTCCAAGTGTAATCAACTTTCCAAACAGTCGCTAGGCACTTTTCTCCACGCCGTGTCATATCAAAGATTTCGGCCCTTTAAACGGCGCTATAAATAACGACGTTAGGTT belongs to Hevea brasiliensis isolate MT/VB/25A 57/8 chromosome 4, ASM3005281v1, whole genome shotgun sequence and includes:
- the LOC110632849 gene encoding LOW QUALITY PROTEIN: phospholipid:diacylglycerol acyltransferase 1 (The sequence of the model RefSeq protein was modified relative to this genomic sequence to represent the inferred CDS: inserted 4 bases in 4 codons) — protein: MLILRRRSKVQNSSDFSEVEKDREDDKKDRGKEKPKPKQDGGERRIKKWTCVDSCCWFIGCICLIWWFLLFLYNAMPASFPQYVAEAITGPLPDPPGVKLKKEGLTAKHPVVFVPGIVTGGLELWEGHQCADGLFRKRLWGGTFGEVYKRPLCWVEHMSLDNETGLDPPGIRVRPVSGLVAADYFAPGYFVWAVLIANLARIGYEEKTMYMAAYDWRISFQNTEVRDQTLSRIKSNIELMVATNGGRKVVVIPHSMGVLYFLHFMKWVEAPAPMGGGGGTDWCAKHIKAVMNIGGPFXGVPKAVSGFFSNEARDIAAARAYAPGFLDKDVFGLQTLQHLMRMTRTWDSTMSMIPKGGDTIWGGLDWSPEGIYNCGAKKPKNNSTHTAIPNGKGASSFTEGVNYGRIISFGKDVAELHSSKIERIDFRDAINFKNPANNCDIWTEYQEMDVGHIKAVVNYKVYTAGSVLDLLHFVAPKLMKREGAHFSHGIADDLDDPKYEHYKYWSNPLETSLPNAPEMEIYSMYGVGMPTERAYVYKLASTTECSIPFQIDTXATGGIENSCLKDGVFXVNGDETVPVLSAGFMCAKGWRGKTRFNPSGIRTYIREYNHXPPANLLEGRGTQSCAHVDILGNFALIEDIIRVAAGATGEDLGGDQIHSDIFKWSEKISLHL